Proteins encoded together in one Hevea brasiliensis isolate MT/VB/25A 57/8 chromosome 16, ASM3005281v1, whole genome shotgun sequence window:
- the LOC110635282 gene encoding uncharacterized protein LOC110635282, whose translation MGSKSRKKHKEDTPTSPSNSDDDDSETSDDRRGRRRKDRRSSDGSSRREKDRKREKRDEKRRKRRERRERERDRDRKRRKSRKKRNYDSESESAFGSESDSGSDTEEQQRQRVKPEDVVKEMLMEFPDVAGDLKQLLQMIDAGQAVDIKGISERSLIKHLKKLFVSLNLKENGDRLFLLPSNTCPTLELVGPLIEAHIESKKQRLDDVHSVPPAAESKQLSDDNNSVMPSPGDDASGPRRRMIGPEMPSAELLAAAAKLTEAQANLREAELEEDTELFIGPAPPAMVAEAESANEAERFEEVTRIMGVEGDSSYDVVGANHNTSAENIKKRYWKLSLLVHPDKCSHPQAHQAFIKLNKAFKELQDPDKRKLLDEKIKLKEEEEQFKVELKAMREAAQWRRSQGISMEGDDELLAEIEVKVAPKRDEWMTTLPPERKPGMTMQSSRFGKSSREGRGDTSVWTDTPSDRAQKAKMNYLEAYNEAAALASNEEEKKRTSADADLVDKYNKAKRSKSLVQKHQEEAASRSKKKSKQQPEKEEWAGQHPWKPWDREKDLVAGRQSIKFDSDNMAQGLSSRFSSGNFQRNFL comes from the exons ATGGGCAGCAAGAGCAGGAAGAAGCACAAAGAGGACACGCCCACATCACCCTCAAACTCCGACGATGATGACTCGGAAACCTCGGACGATAGACGGGGGCGCCGTCGGAAGGACCGGCGAAGCAGCGATGGGAGTTCGAGGAGAGAGaaggacaggaagagagaaaagagagatgagaagagaagaaagagaagagaaagaaggGAAAGGGAAAGAGATAGGGATAGGAAGAGAAGGAAATCAAGGAAGAAGAGGAATTATGACTCAGAATCTGAATCTGCGTTTGGGTCGGAGTCCGATTCTGGTTCTGATACGGAGGAGCAGCAGAGACAACGAGTCAAGCCGGAAGATGTAGTGAAAGAGATGTTGATGGAGTTTCCTGATGTTGCAGGTGACCTGAAGCAG CTTCTCCAAATGATCGACGCTGGCCAAGCTGTTGACATAAAGGGTATCTCTGAGAGGTCTTTAATCAAGCATCTGAAGAAGCTTTTTGTTTCCTTGAACCTCAAAGAAAATGGAGATAGATTATTTTTGCTGCCTTCAAATACTTGTCCTACCTTGGAGCTTGTTGGACCCCTCATCGAGGCCCATATAGAATCTAAAAAGCAACGGCTTGATGATGTGCATTCTGTACCGCCTGCTGCAGAAAGTAAACAGCTTTCAGATGACAACAACTCGGTAATGCCATCTCCAGGAGATGATGCTTCTGGTCCAAGAAGAAG GATGATTGGCCCTGAAATGCCCTCAGCTGAGTTACTTGCTGCTGCAGCAAAATTAACAGAAGCACAAGCTAACCTGAG AGAAGCTGAGTTGGAAGAAGATACTGAACTTTTTATAGGACCTGCCCCACCTGCTATGGTTGCTGAAGCTGAATCTGCAAATGAGGCAGAGCGTTTTGAAGAG GTGACGAGAATAATGGGTGTTGAAGGTGATTCTTCATATGATGTTGTAGGAGCGAATCATAATACCTCTGCTGAAAATATAAAGAagag GTACTGGAAGCTGTCTCTTTTGGTGCATCCAGATAAGTGTTCTCATCCTCAAGCCCACCAAGCATTTATCAAATTGAATAAAGCATTTAAAGAGTTACAAGATCCAGATAAG CGAaaattgctggatgagaaaattaAACTCAAGGAGGAAGAGGAACAGTTTAAG GTTGAGTTGAAAGCCATGCGTGAAGCTGCACAGTGGAGAAGATCACAAG GTATATCAATGGAGGGTGATGATGAGCTCCTGGCAGAAATTGAAGTTAAAGTGGCCCCAAAAAGAGATGAATGGATGACAACATTGCCTCCTGAAAGGAAA CCAGGCATGACCATGCAATCTTCAAGATTCGGCAAGAGTTCTAGAGAAGGACGTGGTGACACTAGCGTTTGGACAGATACCCCTTCAGACAGAGCCCAAAAGGCCAAGATGAA TTACTTGGAAGCATATAATGAGGCTGCCGCACTTGCTtcaaatgaagaagaaaagaaaaggacaaGTGCAGATGCAGATTTGGTGGACAAATACAATAAAGCAAAACGATCAAAATCTTTGGTACAAAAGCACCAAGAAGAGGCTGCAAGTCGTTCGAAGAAAAAATCCAAGCAGCAACCAGAGAAGGAAGAGTGGGCGGGGCAACACCCGTGGAAGCCTTGGGATCGTGAGAAGGATCTCGTAGCTGGAAGGCAGAGTATAAAATTTGATTCAGACAACATGGCTCAGGGCTTGTCTTCCAGGTTCTCATCAGGAAACTTTCAAAGGAACTTCCTTTAG